In the genome of Paramormyrops kingsleyae isolate MSU_618 chromosome 5, PKINGS_0.4, whole genome shotgun sequence, the window CTTACTGTGTGGTTATATGTAGCTTTACTAGAAAGATGCTACAGTGTTACATAACATTGTGTTGTAACGGATCTTACGTAACATTGAGGGACATAAATCCGTCTTACACTGTTTTTCTCTTCGTTATTCACTAGGTGGAGCCCTCTCTGCACGGAATAGCCGACTCggctgtaaaaaataaataaatcgttCGCCCCGAGCCCAATTAATTCACTCAGCTCCCGAAATTAACACCGTCTCCGTTGACTTACAATTCATATTATTCACAAATTGGGCACATAGGGCCCAATGAGTTTGTGTTGAAGGAGGAGTCACAAGACACGATGGAGCCAAGTGCTGCTGTACTGGTGTCTCCCGTGCCCTCGAGCACGGCGGGTCTGGAGGCGGGATCTTCAGATGGAGCTTTGTCCTTCACGGATGAGGCGGTGTCCATCCTCACATCCAACAGCCTGCTAGCCCGATCGCTGCTGGGTCGCTCGTCGGCACTGAAGCGTAAGGAAAGCCCCAGTGGCAGCAGTAATGGCGGCAACCGCCGTAAGCGTGAGTTCATCCCCGATGAAAAGAAGGATGAAGGCTACTGGGACAAGCGCAAGAAGAACAATGAGGCAGCCAAGCGCTCACGGGAGAAGAGGCGCGTCAACGACATGGTGCTGGAGAGCCGCGTGATGGCGTTGCTTGAAGAGAACGCCAGGCTGCGGGCGGAGCTGTTGGCCCTCAAGTTCCGCTTCGGATTGGTCAAAGACCCTTCGGACGTGCACGTGCTGCCCCTGGCCACCCCCACGTGTGCCCAGGCACCCTCTGCTACTCGCTACTTTGTCCCCCGTAGTGAGGGAGCCCAGCCCAGCCCGCCGGCGCCCCCTCAGCCTGCACCTCCTCACGGCTGCCTGTACAGCGGACGAGGAGTCCGCGACAACAGCAGCCTGTCCGAAGATTCCGGCTTCTCCACGCCCGGTGGCTCCAGCGTGGGCAGCCCCGTGTTCTTCGATGACCGGATGAGCGAGCACGGCAAGATGTCACCACACGGCGGGGAGGAGCCGGGCTTTGAGCCCCACCACTGCCCCATGGGGATGGCCGGCGAGGGACTCCCCAGCGGTGGCCCGGCGGGGCTCTACCCTGGAGATATGTCACGCGACATGGTGACCAGGGTGGACTCTGGGGAGACAATGAAGAGCTTGCCACACAAACTGCGTTTCAAGGTGGCGGGAGGTGGGGATGGTGGCGACGTGGGCGGGGCACCGCCAGAGCCCAGACGCAGCCCCGTGCAGTTGGCCGTGATGCGAGAGCCAATGAGGAGTCCCACCTTCTTTGCGGGCCCCGAGGGCCCCGCCGTGTGGCAGCAGCACCTGAGGGAGGAGGGACGCGGGGGCCGGCCCTCCCAGGAGCAGCAATATGGCCCCCAGCCGACCGGGTACGGCGTAGTGACCCACAGGGGCCAGACGGACTCGCAGTATCACATGGAGAACCGCGCCCTTCGCTGCCAGCTCAGCTCCCTCAGCGAGGAAGTGGCCCAGCTCAAGAGGCTGTTCTCTCAGCAGCTGCTCTCCAAGGCAAAATAAGAGCCCAAAAGGGACTGGCTCGCTACCTCGTTCAGCAGAAGG includes:
- the LOC111833457 gene encoding uncharacterized protein, coding for MEPSAAVLVSPVPSSTAGLEAGSSDGALSFTDEAVSILTSNSLLARSLLGRSSALKRKESPSGSSNGGNRRKREFIPDEKKDEGYWDKRKKNNEAAKRSREKRRVNDMVLESRVMALLEENARLRAELLALKFRFGLVKDPSDVHVLPLATPTCAQAPSATRYFVPRSEGAQPSPPAPPQPAPPHGCLYSGRGVRDNSSLSEDSGFSTPGGSSVGSPVFFDDRMSEHGKMSPHGGEEPGFEPHHCPMGMAGEGLPSGGPAGLYPGDMSRDMVTRVDSGETMKSLPHKLRFKVAGGGDGGDVGGAPPEPRRSPVQLAVMREPMRSPTFFAGPEGPAVWQQHLREEGRGGRPSQEQQYGPQPTGYGVVTHRGQTDSQYHMENRALRCQLSSLSEEVAQLKRLFSQQLLSKAK